A DNA window from Halomicrobium mukohataei DSM 12286 contains the following coding sequences:
- a CDS encoding PAS domain-containing protein: protein MGRRDDLADCLVAGPETFRRRFPTVVERYDLAARTDAFDDGIEAFDAPTVLPAGERVEGWTRELVWRLWLLDDAIVGLTLSGPAYQDNPIQYVNRRFRDLTGYSLEEALDENPRFLQGPDTEPGPVADLREATAIWERVTVELRNYRRDGTPFRNRVSLAPITGPDGSVTHWLGIQRQVGDERE from the coding sequence ATGGGACGCAGAGACGACCTCGCCGATTGTCTCGTCGCTGGCCCGGAGACGTTCCGGAGACGGTTCCCGACGGTCGTCGAGCGCTACGACCTCGCCGCCCGAACGGACGCCTTTGACGACGGGATCGAGGCGTTCGACGCGCCGACCGTCCTGCCGGCTGGCGAGCGGGTCGAGGGATGGACTCGGGAACTCGTCTGGCGGCTCTGGCTGCTGGACGACGCGATCGTCGGACTCACCCTCTCCGGGCCGGCGTATCAGGACAACCCGATCCAGTACGTGAACCGGCGCTTCAGGGACCTGACGGGGTACTCGCTCGAAGAGGCACTGGACGAGAATCCCCGCTTTCTCCAGGGTCCCGACACGGAGCCTGGACCTGTCGCCGACCTCCGCGAGGCGACGGCGATCTGGGAGCGTGTCACGGTCGAACTGCGGAACTACCGGCGAGACGGGACCCCATTTCGCAACCGGGTGTCCCTCGCACCGATCACCGGCCCCGACGGGTCGGTGACACACTGGCTGGGGATCCAGCGACAGGTCGGCGACGAAAGGGAGTGA
- the tgtA gene encoding tRNA guanosine(15) transglycosylase TgtA gives MRDHFEVGRYDAAGRLGELTVPRAGVTVETPALLPVVNPHVQTIEPSTLASEFGAEILITNSYILHQSDDLREPAERQGLHELLDFPGAIMTDSGSFQLAEYGEIDVTTEEILAFQREIGSDIGTPVDIPTPPDVARERAESELATTQERLEIADGVDTGEMLTTAPIQGSTYPDLRERAAEHAHGTDLDVFPVGAVVPLMNEYRYDDLADVVAACKRGLGEDAPVHLFGAGHPMMFAMAVALGCDLFDSAAYALYARDGRYLTVRGTEHLDDMDYFPCSCPVCVEYEPADLRAMDDQRGEDLLARHNLHVTYGEIRTIKQAIRDGDLMELVDSRARAHPTMLDGYRTLLDHAEQLETTDRIAKDTVFHTSTESARRPEVVRHHQRLDRFDLSGSILLTEGERDEEYDESWQVTPPFGPYPREMSDAYPFTAEVPERLSPQAYETAADGVARLAECNPDATVTLAQFEWPESALARVPDSVTVRHLGED, from the coding sequence ATGCGAGACCACTTCGAAGTCGGCCGGTACGACGCGGCCGGCCGTCTGGGCGAGCTGACGGTGCCCCGGGCCGGCGTCACCGTCGAGACGCCCGCACTCCTGCCCGTCGTCAACCCCCACGTCCAGACGATCGAGCCGTCCACGCTGGCGTCTGAGTTCGGCGCGGAGATCCTCATCACGAACAGCTACATCCTCCACCAGAGCGACGACCTCCGCGAGCCGGCCGAACGGCAGGGCCTCCACGAGCTGCTCGATTTCCCCGGCGCGATCATGACCGACTCCGGCTCCTTCCAGCTGGCCGAGTACGGCGAGATCGACGTGACGACCGAGGAGATCCTGGCCTTCCAGCGAGAGATCGGGAGCGACATCGGGACGCCCGTCGACATCCCGACGCCGCCGGACGTGGCGCGCGAGCGGGCCGAATCGGAGCTGGCGACGACCCAGGAGCGCCTGGAGATCGCCGACGGCGTCGACACCGGCGAGATGCTCACGACCGCGCCGATCCAGGGCTCGACCTATCCCGACCTGCGCGAGCGGGCGGCCGAGCACGCACACGGGACCGACCTCGACGTGTTCCCGGTCGGCGCGGTCGTGCCGCTGATGAACGAGTACCGCTACGACGACCTGGCGGACGTGGTCGCGGCCTGCAAGCGCGGGCTCGGCGAGGACGCACCGGTCCACCTGTTCGGGGCCGGCCACCCCATGATGTTCGCGATGGCCGTCGCGCTTGGCTGTGACCTGTTCGACTCGGCGGCGTACGCGCTGTACGCTCGCGACGGCCGGTATCTCACCGTTCGGGGCACCGAGCACCTCGACGACATGGACTACTTCCCCTGCTCGTGTCCCGTCTGTGTCGAGTACGAGCCCGCCGACCTCAGGGCGATGGACGACCAGCGCGGCGAGGACCTGCTGGCCCGCCACAACCTCCACGTCACCTACGGCGAGATCCGGACGATCAAGCAGGCGATCAGAGACGGGGATCTCATGGAACTGGTCGACTCGCGGGCCCGTGCACATCCGACGATGCTCGACGGCTACCGGACGCTACTGGACCACGCCGAGCAGCTGGAAACGACCGATCGGATCGCCAAGGACACCGTCTTCCACACGTCGACGGAGAGCGCGCGCCGCCCCGAGGTCGTGCGCCACCACCAGCGGCTCGACCGCTTCGACCTGTCGGGCTCGATCCTGCTCACCGAGGGCGAGCGCGACGAAGAGTACGACGAGAGCTGGCAGGTGACGCCCCCGTTTGGCCCCTATCCCAGAGAGATGAGCGACGCCTATCCCTTCACCGCCGAAGTCCCCGAGCGACTCTCCCCACAGGCCTACGAGACCGCCGCCGACGGCGTCGCCCGCCTGGCAGAGTGCAACCCCGACGCGACGGTCACGCTCGCGCAGTTCGAGTGGCCGGAGAGCGCGCTGGCTCGCGTGCCCGACTCGGTGACGGTTCGCCACCTCGGCGAGGACTAA
- a CDS encoding DUF7861 family protein — MNHDRIHAREPDHHVDQWERGQIEALEERDGHCVVTVRADDGESVELTVTFAVRDLFVGRLDLDGRSPVGETVWYRVRGE, encoded by the coding sequence GTGAACCACGATCGCATCCACGCCAGAGAGCCCGACCACCACGTCGACCAGTGGGAGCGTGGGCAGATCGAGGCACTCGAAGAACGCGACGGCCACTGCGTCGTCACGGTCCGCGCCGACGACGGGGAGTCCGTCGAACTGACCGTCACGTTCGCCGTCCGGGACCTGTTCGTGGGACGACTCGACCTCGACGGCAGGTCGCCGGTCGGCGAAACGGTCTGGTACCGGGTTCGGGGCGAGTGA
- the arcS gene encoding archaeosine synthase subunit alpha has protein sequence MTDYFEVHERDGAARLAELRLADPVTTPAVVDDHLADAGSLWPTERDVPAGDESVLTVLPHRGLPGGTPEEVAEAFAVDYPDVDYPSAAVVSTATAEDHGADAYVLSEAAGLVGHAEAFVEAVIETREAMPDDTALMLSGVATPRNVATLVYAGVDLVDRDRAVVRGTQGRYLTTDDAYFLEDLDELPCSCPACRKPREEFDRQDCVDHNVNALEAELARVRRRIRDGRLRDYVEGQARQDQWLTATVRRLDQQYAYLERHTPIYRREEITAATEDTMRRVEIQRFAQRVTERYRPRFDEQPLVIVPCSARKPYSDSQSHEQYHRAIQFRGHMASMTSPIGVVPQELELTYPAQHYDSVVTGRWSANEIEFVADVLEGYLDGTDYPEVIVHVPGEGYREICERVEERLDQSFTYTVEDHPTTADSLANLAGALEGYPKYRKRERQHNTLRAVADYQFGAGAGDEIFGDTLTAEGTYPQLRAHGERTDGGQGEQLAALTQQYGVLGLTIAGARRWVDSDVSVKRVAIDDFVPHGSVLAPGVVDAADEIRVGDEVVIEGPSAFGVGRATMPGPAMDEATRGIACQVRHVEEQ, from the coding sequence ATGACCGACTACTTCGAGGTTCACGAGCGCGACGGCGCGGCGCGGCTGGCCGAGTTGCGGCTGGCCGATCCGGTCACGACGCCCGCGGTCGTGGACGACCACCTCGCGGACGCCGGAAGCCTCTGGCCGACGGAGCGAGACGTGCCAGCGGGCGACGAGAGCGTCCTCACCGTCCTCCCGCACCGCGGCCTCCCCGGCGGCACGCCCGAGGAGGTCGCCGAGGCGTTCGCCGTCGACTATCCGGACGTGGACTATCCGAGCGCCGCCGTCGTCTCGACGGCGACGGCCGAGGACCACGGCGCGGACGCGTACGTCCTCTCGGAGGCCGCCGGGCTCGTCGGCCACGCCGAAGCGTTCGTCGAGGCCGTTATCGAGACACGCGAAGCGATGCCGGACGACACCGCTCTGATGCTGTCGGGCGTCGCGACGCCGCGCAACGTCGCCACGCTGGTCTACGCTGGCGTCGACCTCGTCGATCGGGACCGGGCCGTCGTCCGGGGGACACAGGGGCGATACCTGACGACCGACGACGCCTACTTCCTGGAAGACCTCGACGAACTGCCCTGCTCGTGTCCGGCCTGCCGCAAGCCCCGCGAGGAGTTCGACCGACAGGACTGTGTCGACCACAACGTCAACGCGCTGGAAGCGGAGCTGGCCCGGGTCCGCCGACGGATTCGAGACGGCCGGCTGCGTGACTACGTCGAGGGCCAGGCCCGCCAGGACCAGTGGCTGACGGCGACGGTGCGGCGGCTCGACCAGCAGTACGCCTACCTCGAACGACACACGCCGATCTACCGACGCGAGGAGATCACCGCCGCGACCGAAGACACGATGCGCCGGGTCGAGATCCAGCGGTTCGCACAGCGGGTCACCGAGCGGTACCGGCCCCGCTTCGACGAGCAGCCCCTCGTCATCGTCCCCTGCTCGGCGCGCAAGCCCTACAGCGACTCACAGAGCCACGAGCAGTACCACCGGGCGATCCAGTTCCGTGGCCACATGGCGTCGATGACGTCGCCGATCGGCGTCGTCCCACAGGAACTGGAGCTCACCTATCCGGCCCAGCACTACGACTCCGTCGTGACCGGGCGGTGGAGCGCCAACGAGATCGAGTTCGTGGCCGACGTGCTCGAAGGCTACCTCGACGGCACCGACTACCCCGAAGTGATCGTCCACGTCCCCGGCGAGGGGTACCGCGAGATCTGCGAGCGCGTCGAGGAGCGCCTCGACCAGTCTTTCACCTACACCGTCGAAGACCACCCGACGACGGCGGACTCGCTGGCGAACCTCGCCGGGGCGCTGGAGGGGTACCCGAAGTACCGCAAGCGCGAGCGCCAGCACAACACGCTTCGGGCAGTGGCGGACTACCAGTTCGGGGCCGGTGCGGGCGACGAGATCTTCGGCGACACGCTCACCGCGGAGGGGACGTACCCCCAGCTACGGGCCCACGGCGAACGGACCGACGGCGGCCAGGGCGAACAGCTGGCGGCGCTGACCCAGCAGTACGGCGTCCTCGGGCTCACGATCGCGGGAGCCCGACGGTGGGTCGACTCGGACGTGTCGGTAAAGCGCGTCGCGATCGACGACTTCGTGCCACACGGCTCCGTGCTCGCGCCGGGCGTCGTGGACGCGGCCGACGAGATCCGCGTCGGCGACGAGGTCGTGATCGAGGGGCCGTCGGCCTTCGGCGTCGGTCGCGCGACGATGCCCGGCCCGGCGATGGACGAGGCCACCCGCGGGATCGCCTGCCAGGTGCGCCACGTCGAAGAACAGTAG
- a CDS encoding glycosyltransferase family 4 protein yields MDIAVAYDKFGKRSASGARVSLHTLLDGLPDAYSFSIYDTVHQDEAVPDFVDSRQTVSPRQIPTFVWTNQVLYRWQWRNGVRERFEANEHDVVITQGEIAPATVQIAAETDTPSIFFLRSLQVTGTEKFDPRDDAVENFARTDLGGRVQFPFLARNVRAYRRALETADVVVTNSDFTAERVRERFGVDSTVIYPPITLSDYRVTSDPDGKITMVNPRSADKGVDIFLDIAERLPDEEFLLVGTVSPDAEKRRAQRLDNVTLHGWTDDVREAYGQSKLVVVPSRYEEPFGRVAAEAMVSAIPCVVSNRGGLPEVVGETGEIVDAVESERAWINAIERALATDRGAAQRERVERFAADKQVEKLRKLVERAQSGRGTGN; encoded by the coding sequence ATGGATATCGCTGTCGCCTACGACAAATTCGGAAAGCGATCCGCTTCGGGAGCACGCGTCTCGCTCCACACGTTGCTCGACGGGCTGCCTGACGCCTACTCTTTCAGTATCTACGATACGGTCCATCAGGACGAAGCGGTCCCCGACTTCGTCGACAGTAGACAGACGGTGTCCCCCAGACAGATACCGACGTTCGTTTGGACGAACCAGGTCCTCTATCGATGGCAGTGGCGAAACGGGGTGCGGGAGCGATTCGAAGCGAACGAGCACGACGTGGTGATCACACAGGGAGAAATCGCGCCAGCGACGGTACAGATCGCTGCCGAGACGGACACGCCTTCGATATTCTTTCTGAGGAGTTTGCAGGTCACCGGCACGGAGAAGTTCGATCCGCGCGACGACGCCGTCGAGAACTTTGCCCGCACCGATTTGGGCGGGCGCGTCCAGTTTCCGTTCCTCGCTCGAAACGTTCGAGCGTATCGGCGGGCCCTCGAGACGGCGGATGTCGTCGTAACCAACAGCGATTTCACCGCAGAGAGAGTACGAGAGCGGTTTGGGGTCGACAGCACGGTTATCTATCCCCCGATCACGCTATCCGACTACCGGGTCACGTCCGATCCCGACGGGAAGATCACGATGGTGAATCCGAGATCGGCCGACAAAGGCGTCGATATCTTCCTCGACATCGCCGAACGGCTGCCCGACGAGGAGTTCCTGCTGGTCGGCACTGTCTCCCCCGACGCGGAGAAGCGCCGTGCCCAACGGCTCGACAACGTGACTCTGCACGGGTGGACTGACGACGTACGAGAGGCCTACGGGCAGTCGAAGCTCGTGGTGGTGCCGTCGAGGTACGAGGAACCGTTCGGCCGAGTGGCCGCCGAAGCGATGGTCAGCGCCATCCCCTGCGTGGTGAGCAACCGTGGCGGCCTCCCCGAAGTCGTCGGTGAGACCGGCGAGATCGTCGACGCGGTCGAGTCCGAGCGCGCCTGGATCAACGCCATCGAGCGGGCCCTGGCAACCGATCGTGGGGCGGCCCAGCGAGAGCGAGTCGAGCGGTTCGCCGCTGACAAGCAGGTCGAGAAGCTGCGCAAACTCGTCGAGCGCGCACAGTCCGGTCGTGGGACCGGAAACTGA
- a CDS encoding sulfatase, translating into MSNVFVISFDALRYDHVSATRNGTQTTPFLDSIKEDAIEFTQHISTGSGTSTSFPGIHASSLPLDHGYAGLNENHVTLAEVLSDASIQTVGVTAQTSCSSIYDYDRGFEVFEDWVDDDQQTGESFPRRLKSTLVDGIENTPVLSPIASELKLQYDGLKDVYDTPACPYPRAEDVTDTTISLVDQHVDTTADAFVWTHYMEPHAPYYPPREDIERFHDGRYDVGRIRRVVRKARRARPDIIDGSMIEAVSETEIEALRDFYAAATRYVDREAKRLVDELDARGLLEDSVVLFTADHGEELFDRGTLGHRTKMYDELIRVPLLLYDNSGRYAGETSIDAVRSHVDIAPTIADWYGVDPPAEWRGVSLLEPLRDETGQIDRDYAIAELCHTQGLGGDVTLETLVAAVRSKRWKYIRNRQLDTEHLYDLRTDPDEQHNIAADHGDIVAELSTVLNDRLEGVSDTARDVDLSSDVEKQLRELGYVE; encoded by the coding sequence ATGTCGAATGTATTCGTAATTTCTTTTGATGCGTTGCGATACGATCACGTTTCGGCCACGAGAAACGGGACACAGACGACCCCGTTCCTCGACTCTATCAAGGAAGATGCGATCGAGTTCACACAGCACATCTCGACGGGTTCCGGGACATCAACGTCGTTTCCCGGTATTCACGCGAGCAGTCTCCCGTTAGATCACGGATACGCCGGACTGAACGAGAACCACGTCACCCTCGCCGAGGTTCTCTCCGATGCATCGATCCAGACGGTTGGTGTCACTGCCCAGACTTCCTGTTCCAGTATTTATGACTATGACCGTGGGTTCGAGGTGTTCGAGGACTGGGTCGACGACGACCAACAGACCGGCGAGAGTTTTCCGCGCCGCCTGAAATCGACGCTGGTCGATGGGATAGAGAACACACCGGTTCTCTCCCCGATCGCCTCGGAACTCAAATTGCAGTACGACGGGCTCAAAGACGTGTACGACACGCCAGCGTGTCCGTACCCCCGTGCCGAAGACGTGACCGATACGACCATCTCGTTAGTTGATCAGCACGTCGATACGACGGCGGACGCCTTCGTCTGGACCCACTACATGGAGCCCCACGCGCCGTACTATCCGCCCAGAGAAGATATCGAGCGGTTCCACGACGGCCGCTACGATGTCGGACGCATTCGACGGGTCGTCCGCAAGGCCAGGCGCGCGCGGCCCGACATTATCGACGGTTCGATGATTGAGGCTGTCTCCGAGACCGAAATCGAGGCCCTCCGGGATTTCTACGCGGCGGCAACACGGTACGTCGACCGCGAGGCCAAACGGTTGGTCGACGAGCTCGACGCCAGAGGACTGCTCGAAGACAGCGTTGTACTGTTCACTGCGGACCACGGCGAAGAGCTGTTCGACCGGGGGACGCTCGGCCACCGGACGAAAATGTACGACGAGCTGATACGAGTGCCGCTTTTGCTCTACGACAACTCCGGCCGGTACGCCGGTGAGACTTCCATCGACGCAGTGAGGAGTCACGTCGACATCGCGCCAACGATCGCCGACTGGTACGGCGTCGACCCCCCGGCGGAATGGCGGGGCGTTTCGCTGCTCGAACCCCTTCGTGATGAGACGGGACAGATAGACCGCGACTACGCAATTGCCGAACTGTGTCACACGCAGGGGCTCGGAGGAGACGTGACGCTAGAGACGCTGGTCGCCGCTGTTCGGTCGAAGCGCTGGAAATACATCCGGAATCGCCAGCTCGACACAGAGCACCTGTACGATCTCCGGACGGATCCCGACGAGCAGCACAACATCGCCGCCGACCACGGCGATATCGTCGCAGAACTGAGCACGGTTCTGAACGATCGACTGGAGGGCGTCTCCGACACCGCACGAGATGTCGACCTGTCCAGCGATGTCGAGAAACAGCTCCGAGAGCTCGGCTACGTAGAGTAA